In Gigantopelta aegis isolate Gae_Host chromosome 6, Gae_host_genome, whole genome shotgun sequence, the following are encoded in one genomic region:
- the LOC121375774 gene encoding DNA-binding protein RFX2-like isoform X3: MATQTYITDLQAMNSTTVQVQHNNQNTAASVTKSTAGGTIHQTTGQKMAQATTIIQPAQAHSGQQFIVTTSSVSDGVESGQDAITLQGGQTVYPAHVQHNYQDYGQNAMYTPVSGTYYHTAGQVASGMVPVGSTVQTVQGQIIQQGSGTYLIQSGTMDGEGTPLTHTTRASPATKYHGVYEVQWLLDNYETAEGVSLPRSTLYYHYLRHCQEQNLDPMNPASFGKLIRSVFLGLRTRRLGTRGNSKYHYYGIRIKANSPLNQFTDDQTMAMRQQPMYQSKKLTNCKMEGDGDSIGQGSNTSGTQEPTQPQNQHHQFLGDASAAIPNFEDIDTSAEPLPEGVTPADVRTFQKIYREHAEAVLDVVVNLQFSLIEALWQGFWRNQPEQNIAESEFEKRLPRDKLFILCKYEPVRKYVKRSDYAFYQALVEVLIPDVLRPIPSSLTQAIRNFAKSLENWLKGAMAVVPEEMVKTKVGAVSAFAQTLRRYTSLNHLAQAARAVLQNTSQINQMLTDLNRVDFLNVQEQASWVCQCDDSVVQQLQEDFKKTLKQQNSLEQWAVWLESVVNQVLQPHEGSTNFPKAARQFLLKWSFYSSMVIRDLTLRSAASFGSFHLIRLLYDEYMFYLVEHKVARATGETPIAVMGEVRQFIDLSSAIAMSTLECEKPPTPPAKNPVTMAPVRSMEHKTVMLVTSIAGTGSSSTPGTISVRPTSNGIGGNNVNMTNSNTSTVVVLSANTTAGSGTGTNTITGSSGSTPTAVTVRTASSGGPNAKTHTILVMPVPSTGAGEGSTIKRLKTE, from the exons ATGGCTACCCAGACCTACATAACTGACTTACAGGCGATGAACTCGACTACAGTTCAAGTACAACATAATAACCAGAATACT GCTGCCTCTGTGACAAAATCTACAGCTGGAGGAACCATTCACCAAACAACTGGGCAGAAAATGGCACAGGCCACCACCATTATTCAGCCGGCACAGGCTCACTCTGGCCAGCAGTTTATTGTTACTA catCATCCGTTTCAGACGGTGTTGAATCCGGACAGGATGCGATCACGCTCCAGGGTGGCCAGACCGTGTACCCAGCTCACGTACA GCACAATTATCAGGACTATGGTCAGAACGCCATGTACACACCAGTCTCGGGGACATACTACCACACAGCTGGACAG GTGGCGTCGGGCATGGTTCCAGTGGGTTCCACGGTGCAAACTGTTCAGGGTCAGATAATTCAGCAGGGTTCAGGCACATATCTCATTCAGAGCGGCACAATGGATGGGGAAGGTACTCCCCTCACCCACACAACCAGAGCCTCACCAGCTACT AAATATCATGGAGTTTATGAA GTTCAGTGGCTGTTGGACAATTATGAAACCGCAGAGGGTGTGAGTCTGCCACGAAGTACACTATATTATCACTATCTTCGACACTGCCAAGAGCAGAATCTTGATCCCATGAATCCAGCTTCATTTGGAAAATTGATTCGCTCTGTTTTTCTTGGGTTAAGAACAAGACGTTTAGGCACGAG AGGTAATTCCAAGTACCATTATTATGGTATACGCATTAAGGCAAACTCGCCATTGAATCAGTTTACCGATGACCAGACAATGGCTATGAGACAGCAGCCTATGTATCAGAGTAAAAA GTTAACAAATTGTAAAATGGAAGGCGATGGTGACTCCATTGGTCAAGGCAGTAACACATCTGGAACACAAGAGCCTACACAACCACAGAATCAGCATCATCAATTTCTGGGTGATGCATCAGCTGCCATACCGAACTTCGAAGACATCGATACATCAGCCGAGCCACTACCTGAAGGCGTCACCCCTGCTGATGTCAGGACATTTCAGAAAATATATAGGGAACATGCAGAA gctGTTCTTGATGTTGTGGTAAATTTACAGTTCTCATTAATTGAGGCACTATGGCAGGGATTTTGGAGAAATCAGCCTGAACAAAATAT tgctGAAAGTGAATTTGAAAAGAGGTTACCCAGGGATAAATTGTTTATATTGTGTAAATACGAACCAGTCAGGAAGTACGTAAAAAGATCTGATTACGCCTTTTACCAAGCTTTAGTGGAGGTTCTGATCCCTGATGTTTTGCGTCCCATACCAA GTTCATTGACACAGGCTATTAGAAATTTTGCAAAAAGCTTGGAAAATTGGTTGAAAGGTGCCATGGCTGTAGTTCCAGAAGAAATGGTAAAAACCAAG GTTGGTGCTGTTAGTGCCTTTGCTCAGACATTACGGAGGTACACGTCTTTGAATCACCTCGCACAAGCAGCTAGAGCGGTTCTACAGAACACATCGCAGATCAATCAGATGCTGACTGATCTCAACAGAGTGGATTTTCTTAACGTCCAG GAGCAGGCTTCGTGGGTATGTCAATGTGATGACTCAGTGGTGCAACAGCTGCAGGAAGACTTCAAGAAGACACTGAAACAACAGAACTCGCTCGAACAGTGGGCCGTCTGGTTAGAGAGTGTTGTGAATCAGGTTCTTCAGCCACATGAGGGCAGTACTAACTTCCCCAAGGCAGCACGACAGTTTTTACTCAAATGGTCCTTTTATAG TTCAATGGTAATCAGGGATTTGACCTTGCGAAGTGCTGCAAGTTTTGGATCTTTTCATCTGATTCGATTGTTATATGACGAATACATGTTTTACCTAGTGGAACACAAGGTAGCCAGAGCTACTGGAGAAACACCAATTGCTGTCATGGGAGAAGTGAGACAG TTCATAGATTTGAGTAGTGCTATTGCAATGAGTACGCTGGAATGTGAAAAGCCTCCAACTCCACCAGCTAAGAATCCTGTAACTATGGCACCTGTGCGAAGTATGGAGCACAAAACTGTTATGCTAGTGACGTCTATCGCTGGGACAGGCAGTTCCAGCACACCAGGAACAATAAGTGTACGACCTACTTCAAATGGAATAGGAGGAAACAATGTCAATATGACCAACTCGAACACTAGCACAGTTGTTGTACTGTCTGCGAATACGACGGCAGGTTCTGGTACAGGCACAAACACGATAACAGGTTCTTCTGGATCAACTCCTACTGCTGTCACTGTGCGAACGGCTTCGTCAGGTGGCCCCAATGCAAAGACCCACACAATTCTTGTTATGCCTGTTCCATCAACTGGAGCTGGAGAAGGGTCAACAATTAAACGCCTTAAAACAGAATAG
- the LOC121375774 gene encoding DNA-binding protein RFX2-like isoform X4, with amino-acid sequence MAQATTIIQPAQAHSGQQFIVTTSSVSDGVESGQDAITLQGGQTVYPAHVQYVDGSDPSIYASANGQMHNYQDYGQNAMYTPVSGTYYHTAGQVASGMVPVGSTVQTVQGQIIQQGSGTYLIQSGTMDGEGTPLTHTTRASPATKYHGVYEVQWLLDNYETAEGVSLPRSTLYYHYLRHCQEQNLDPMNPASFGKLIRSVFLGLRTRRLGTRGNSKYHYYGIRIKANSPLNQFTDDQTMAMRQQPMYQSKKLTNCKMEGDGDSIGQGSNTSGTQEPTQPQNQHHQFLGDASAAIPNFEDIDTSAEPLPEGVTPADVRTFQKIYREHAEAVLDVVVNLQFSLIEALWQGFWRNQPEQNIAESEFEKRLPRDKLFILCKYEPVRKYVKRSDYAFYQALVEVLIPDVLRPIPSSLTQAIRNFAKSLENWLKGAMAVVPEEMVKTKVGAVSAFAQTLRRYTSLNHLAQAARAVLQNTSQINQMLTDLNRVDFLNVQEQASWVCQCDDSVVQQLQEDFKKTLKQQNSLEQWAVWLESVVNQVLQPHEGSTNFPKAARQFLLKWSFYSSMVIRDLTLRSAASFGSFHLIRLLYDEYMFYLVEHKVARATGETPIAVMGEVRQFIDLSSAIAMSTLECEKPPTPPAKNPVTMAPVRSMEHKTVMLVTSIAGTGSSSTPGTISVRPTSNGIGGNNVNMTNSNTSTVVVLSANTTAGSGTGTNTITGSSGSTPTAVTVRTASSGGPNAKTHTILVMPVPSTGAGEGSTIKRLKTE; translated from the exons ATGGCACAGGCCACCACCATTATTCAGCCGGCACAGGCTCACTCTGGCCAGCAGTTTATTGTTACTA catCATCCGTTTCAGACGGTGTTGAATCCGGACAGGATGCGATCACGCTCCAGGGTGGCCAGACCGTGTACCCAGCTCACGTACAGTACGTAGATGGCTCTGATCCCAGTATCTACGCAAGTGCCAATGGGCAAAT GCACAATTATCAGGACTATGGTCAGAACGCCATGTACACACCAGTCTCGGGGACATACTACCACACAGCTGGACAG GTGGCGTCGGGCATGGTTCCAGTGGGTTCCACGGTGCAAACTGTTCAGGGTCAGATAATTCAGCAGGGTTCAGGCACATATCTCATTCAGAGCGGCACAATGGATGGGGAAGGTACTCCCCTCACCCACACAACCAGAGCCTCACCAGCTACT AAATATCATGGAGTTTATGAA GTTCAGTGGCTGTTGGACAATTATGAAACCGCAGAGGGTGTGAGTCTGCCACGAAGTACACTATATTATCACTATCTTCGACACTGCCAAGAGCAGAATCTTGATCCCATGAATCCAGCTTCATTTGGAAAATTGATTCGCTCTGTTTTTCTTGGGTTAAGAACAAGACGTTTAGGCACGAG AGGTAATTCCAAGTACCATTATTATGGTATACGCATTAAGGCAAACTCGCCATTGAATCAGTTTACCGATGACCAGACAATGGCTATGAGACAGCAGCCTATGTATCAGAGTAAAAA GTTAACAAATTGTAAAATGGAAGGCGATGGTGACTCCATTGGTCAAGGCAGTAACACATCTGGAACACAAGAGCCTACACAACCACAGAATCAGCATCATCAATTTCTGGGTGATGCATCAGCTGCCATACCGAACTTCGAAGACATCGATACATCAGCCGAGCCACTACCTGAAGGCGTCACCCCTGCTGATGTCAGGACATTTCAGAAAATATATAGGGAACATGCAGAA gctGTTCTTGATGTTGTGGTAAATTTACAGTTCTCATTAATTGAGGCACTATGGCAGGGATTTTGGAGAAATCAGCCTGAACAAAATAT tgctGAAAGTGAATTTGAAAAGAGGTTACCCAGGGATAAATTGTTTATATTGTGTAAATACGAACCAGTCAGGAAGTACGTAAAAAGATCTGATTACGCCTTTTACCAAGCTTTAGTGGAGGTTCTGATCCCTGATGTTTTGCGTCCCATACCAA GTTCATTGACACAGGCTATTAGAAATTTTGCAAAAAGCTTGGAAAATTGGTTGAAAGGTGCCATGGCTGTAGTTCCAGAAGAAATGGTAAAAACCAAG GTTGGTGCTGTTAGTGCCTTTGCTCAGACATTACGGAGGTACACGTCTTTGAATCACCTCGCACAAGCAGCTAGAGCGGTTCTACAGAACACATCGCAGATCAATCAGATGCTGACTGATCTCAACAGAGTGGATTTTCTTAACGTCCAG GAGCAGGCTTCGTGGGTATGTCAATGTGATGACTCAGTGGTGCAACAGCTGCAGGAAGACTTCAAGAAGACACTGAAACAACAGAACTCGCTCGAACAGTGGGCCGTCTGGTTAGAGAGTGTTGTGAATCAGGTTCTTCAGCCACATGAGGGCAGTACTAACTTCCCCAAGGCAGCACGACAGTTTTTACTCAAATGGTCCTTTTATAG TTCAATGGTAATCAGGGATTTGACCTTGCGAAGTGCTGCAAGTTTTGGATCTTTTCATCTGATTCGATTGTTATATGACGAATACATGTTTTACCTAGTGGAACACAAGGTAGCCAGAGCTACTGGAGAAACACCAATTGCTGTCATGGGAGAAGTGAGACAG TTCATAGATTTGAGTAGTGCTATTGCAATGAGTACGCTGGAATGTGAAAAGCCTCCAACTCCACCAGCTAAGAATCCTGTAACTATGGCACCTGTGCGAAGTATGGAGCACAAAACTGTTATGCTAGTGACGTCTATCGCTGGGACAGGCAGTTCCAGCACACCAGGAACAATAAGTGTACGACCTACTTCAAATGGAATAGGAGGAAACAATGTCAATATGACCAACTCGAACACTAGCACAGTTGTTGTACTGTCTGCGAATACGACGGCAGGTTCTGGTACAGGCACAAACACGATAACAGGTTCTTCTGGATCAACTCCTACTGCTGTCACTGTGCGAACGGCTTCGTCAGGTGGCCCCAATGCAAAGACCCACACAATTCTTGTTATGCCTGTTCCATCAACTGGAGCTGGAGAAGGGTCAACAATTAAACGCCTTAAAACAGAATAG
- the LOC121375774 gene encoding DNA-binding protein RFX2-like isoform X2, with amino-acid sequence MATQTYITDLQAMNSTTVQVQHNNQNTAASVTKSTAGGTIHQTTGQKMAQATTIIQPAQAHSGQQFIVTTSSVSDGVESGQDAITLQGGQTVYPAHVQYVDGSDPSIYASANGQMHNYQDYGQNAMYTPVSGTYYHTAGQVASGMVPVGSTVQTVQGQIIQQGSGTYLIQSGTMDGEGTPLTHTTRASPATVQWLLDNYETAEGVSLPRSTLYYHYLRHCQEQNLDPMNPASFGKLIRSVFLGLRTRRLGTRGNSKYHYYGIRIKANSPLNQFTDDQTMAMRQQPMYQSKKLTNCKMEGDGDSIGQGSNTSGTQEPTQPQNQHHQFLGDASAAIPNFEDIDTSAEPLPEGVTPADVRTFQKIYREHAEAVLDVVVNLQFSLIEALWQGFWRNQPEQNIAESEFEKRLPRDKLFILCKYEPVRKYVKRSDYAFYQALVEVLIPDVLRPIPSSLTQAIRNFAKSLENWLKGAMAVVPEEMVKTKVGAVSAFAQTLRRYTSLNHLAQAARAVLQNTSQINQMLTDLNRVDFLNVQEQASWVCQCDDSVVQQLQEDFKKTLKQQNSLEQWAVWLESVVNQVLQPHEGSTNFPKAARQFLLKWSFYSSMVIRDLTLRSAASFGSFHLIRLLYDEYMFYLVEHKVARATGETPIAVMGEVRQFIDLSSAIAMSTLECEKPPTPPAKNPVTMAPVRSMEHKTVMLVTSIAGTGSSSTPGTISVRPTSNGIGGNNVNMTNSNTSTVVVLSANTTAGSGTGTNTITGSSGSTPTAVTVRTASSGGPNAKTHTILVMPVPSTGAGEGSTIKRLKTE; translated from the exons ATGGCTACCCAGACCTACATAACTGACTTACAGGCGATGAACTCGACTACAGTTCAAGTACAACATAATAACCAGAATACT GCTGCCTCTGTGACAAAATCTACAGCTGGAGGAACCATTCACCAAACAACTGGGCAGAAAATGGCACAGGCCACCACCATTATTCAGCCGGCACAGGCTCACTCTGGCCAGCAGTTTATTGTTACTA catCATCCGTTTCAGACGGTGTTGAATCCGGACAGGATGCGATCACGCTCCAGGGTGGCCAGACCGTGTACCCAGCTCACGTACAGTACGTAGATGGCTCTGATCCCAGTATCTACGCAAGTGCCAATGGGCAAAT GCACAATTATCAGGACTATGGTCAGAACGCCATGTACACACCAGTCTCGGGGACATACTACCACACAGCTGGACAG GTGGCGTCGGGCATGGTTCCAGTGGGTTCCACGGTGCAAACTGTTCAGGGTCAGATAATTCAGCAGGGTTCAGGCACATATCTCATTCAGAGCGGCACAATGGATGGGGAAGGTACTCCCCTCACCCACACAACCAGAGCCTCACCAGCTACT GTTCAGTGGCTGTTGGACAATTATGAAACCGCAGAGGGTGTGAGTCTGCCACGAAGTACACTATATTATCACTATCTTCGACACTGCCAAGAGCAGAATCTTGATCCCATGAATCCAGCTTCATTTGGAAAATTGATTCGCTCTGTTTTTCTTGGGTTAAGAACAAGACGTTTAGGCACGAG AGGTAATTCCAAGTACCATTATTATGGTATACGCATTAAGGCAAACTCGCCATTGAATCAGTTTACCGATGACCAGACAATGGCTATGAGACAGCAGCCTATGTATCAGAGTAAAAA GTTAACAAATTGTAAAATGGAAGGCGATGGTGACTCCATTGGTCAAGGCAGTAACACATCTGGAACACAAGAGCCTACACAACCACAGAATCAGCATCATCAATTTCTGGGTGATGCATCAGCTGCCATACCGAACTTCGAAGACATCGATACATCAGCCGAGCCACTACCTGAAGGCGTCACCCCTGCTGATGTCAGGACATTTCAGAAAATATATAGGGAACATGCAGAA gctGTTCTTGATGTTGTGGTAAATTTACAGTTCTCATTAATTGAGGCACTATGGCAGGGATTTTGGAGAAATCAGCCTGAACAAAATAT tgctGAAAGTGAATTTGAAAAGAGGTTACCCAGGGATAAATTGTTTATATTGTGTAAATACGAACCAGTCAGGAAGTACGTAAAAAGATCTGATTACGCCTTTTACCAAGCTTTAGTGGAGGTTCTGATCCCTGATGTTTTGCGTCCCATACCAA GTTCATTGACACAGGCTATTAGAAATTTTGCAAAAAGCTTGGAAAATTGGTTGAAAGGTGCCATGGCTGTAGTTCCAGAAGAAATGGTAAAAACCAAG GTTGGTGCTGTTAGTGCCTTTGCTCAGACATTACGGAGGTACACGTCTTTGAATCACCTCGCACAAGCAGCTAGAGCGGTTCTACAGAACACATCGCAGATCAATCAGATGCTGACTGATCTCAACAGAGTGGATTTTCTTAACGTCCAG GAGCAGGCTTCGTGGGTATGTCAATGTGATGACTCAGTGGTGCAACAGCTGCAGGAAGACTTCAAGAAGACACTGAAACAACAGAACTCGCTCGAACAGTGGGCCGTCTGGTTAGAGAGTGTTGTGAATCAGGTTCTTCAGCCACATGAGGGCAGTACTAACTTCCCCAAGGCAGCACGACAGTTTTTACTCAAATGGTCCTTTTATAG TTCAATGGTAATCAGGGATTTGACCTTGCGAAGTGCTGCAAGTTTTGGATCTTTTCATCTGATTCGATTGTTATATGACGAATACATGTTTTACCTAGTGGAACACAAGGTAGCCAGAGCTACTGGAGAAACACCAATTGCTGTCATGGGAGAAGTGAGACAG TTCATAGATTTGAGTAGTGCTATTGCAATGAGTACGCTGGAATGTGAAAAGCCTCCAACTCCACCAGCTAAGAATCCTGTAACTATGGCACCTGTGCGAAGTATGGAGCACAAAACTGTTATGCTAGTGACGTCTATCGCTGGGACAGGCAGTTCCAGCACACCAGGAACAATAAGTGTACGACCTACTTCAAATGGAATAGGAGGAAACAATGTCAATATGACCAACTCGAACACTAGCACAGTTGTTGTACTGTCTGCGAATACGACGGCAGGTTCTGGTACAGGCACAAACACGATAACAGGTTCTTCTGGATCAACTCCTACTGCTGTCACTGTGCGAACGGCTTCGTCAGGTGGCCCCAATGCAAAGACCCACACAATTCTTGTTATGCCTGTTCCATCAACTGGAGCTGGAGAAGGGTCAACAATTAAACGCCTTAAAACAGAATAG
- the LOC121375774 gene encoding DNA-binding protein RFX2-like isoform X1 has protein sequence MATQTYITDLQAMNSTTVQVQHNNQNTAASVTKSTAGGTIHQTTGQKMAQATTIIQPAQAHSGQQFIVTTSSVSDGVESGQDAITLQGGQTVYPAHVQYVDGSDPSIYASANGQMHNYQDYGQNAMYTPVSGTYYHTAGQVASGMVPVGSTVQTVQGQIIQQGSGTYLIQSGTMDGEGTPLTHTTRASPATKYHGVYEVQWLLDNYETAEGVSLPRSTLYYHYLRHCQEQNLDPMNPASFGKLIRSVFLGLRTRRLGTRGNSKYHYYGIRIKANSPLNQFTDDQTMAMRQQPMYQSKKLTNCKMEGDGDSIGQGSNTSGTQEPTQPQNQHHQFLGDASAAIPNFEDIDTSAEPLPEGVTPADVRTFQKIYREHAEAVLDVVVNLQFSLIEALWQGFWRNQPEQNIAESEFEKRLPRDKLFILCKYEPVRKYVKRSDYAFYQALVEVLIPDVLRPIPSSLTQAIRNFAKSLENWLKGAMAVVPEEMVKTKVGAVSAFAQTLRRYTSLNHLAQAARAVLQNTSQINQMLTDLNRVDFLNVQEQASWVCQCDDSVVQQLQEDFKKTLKQQNSLEQWAVWLESVVNQVLQPHEGSTNFPKAARQFLLKWSFYSSMVIRDLTLRSAASFGSFHLIRLLYDEYMFYLVEHKVARATGETPIAVMGEVRQFIDLSSAIAMSTLECEKPPTPPAKNPVTMAPVRSMEHKTVMLVTSIAGTGSSSTPGTISVRPTSNGIGGNNVNMTNSNTSTVVVLSANTTAGSGTGTNTITGSSGSTPTAVTVRTASSGGPNAKTHTILVMPVPSTGAGEGSTIKRLKTE, from the exons ATGGCTACCCAGACCTACATAACTGACTTACAGGCGATGAACTCGACTACAGTTCAAGTACAACATAATAACCAGAATACT GCTGCCTCTGTGACAAAATCTACAGCTGGAGGAACCATTCACCAAACAACTGGGCAGAAAATGGCACAGGCCACCACCATTATTCAGCCGGCACAGGCTCACTCTGGCCAGCAGTTTATTGTTACTA catCATCCGTTTCAGACGGTGTTGAATCCGGACAGGATGCGATCACGCTCCAGGGTGGCCAGACCGTGTACCCAGCTCACGTACAGTACGTAGATGGCTCTGATCCCAGTATCTACGCAAGTGCCAATGGGCAAAT GCACAATTATCAGGACTATGGTCAGAACGCCATGTACACACCAGTCTCGGGGACATACTACCACACAGCTGGACAG GTGGCGTCGGGCATGGTTCCAGTGGGTTCCACGGTGCAAACTGTTCAGGGTCAGATAATTCAGCAGGGTTCAGGCACATATCTCATTCAGAGCGGCACAATGGATGGGGAAGGTACTCCCCTCACCCACACAACCAGAGCCTCACCAGCTACT AAATATCATGGAGTTTATGAA GTTCAGTGGCTGTTGGACAATTATGAAACCGCAGAGGGTGTGAGTCTGCCACGAAGTACACTATATTATCACTATCTTCGACACTGCCAAGAGCAGAATCTTGATCCCATGAATCCAGCTTCATTTGGAAAATTGATTCGCTCTGTTTTTCTTGGGTTAAGAACAAGACGTTTAGGCACGAG AGGTAATTCCAAGTACCATTATTATGGTATACGCATTAAGGCAAACTCGCCATTGAATCAGTTTACCGATGACCAGACAATGGCTATGAGACAGCAGCCTATGTATCAGAGTAAAAA GTTAACAAATTGTAAAATGGAAGGCGATGGTGACTCCATTGGTCAAGGCAGTAACACATCTGGAACACAAGAGCCTACACAACCACAGAATCAGCATCATCAATTTCTGGGTGATGCATCAGCTGCCATACCGAACTTCGAAGACATCGATACATCAGCCGAGCCACTACCTGAAGGCGTCACCCCTGCTGATGTCAGGACATTTCAGAAAATATATAGGGAACATGCAGAA gctGTTCTTGATGTTGTGGTAAATTTACAGTTCTCATTAATTGAGGCACTATGGCAGGGATTTTGGAGAAATCAGCCTGAACAAAATAT tgctGAAAGTGAATTTGAAAAGAGGTTACCCAGGGATAAATTGTTTATATTGTGTAAATACGAACCAGTCAGGAAGTACGTAAAAAGATCTGATTACGCCTTTTACCAAGCTTTAGTGGAGGTTCTGATCCCTGATGTTTTGCGTCCCATACCAA GTTCATTGACACAGGCTATTAGAAATTTTGCAAAAAGCTTGGAAAATTGGTTGAAAGGTGCCATGGCTGTAGTTCCAGAAGAAATGGTAAAAACCAAG GTTGGTGCTGTTAGTGCCTTTGCTCAGACATTACGGAGGTACACGTCTTTGAATCACCTCGCACAAGCAGCTAGAGCGGTTCTACAGAACACATCGCAGATCAATCAGATGCTGACTGATCTCAACAGAGTGGATTTTCTTAACGTCCAG GAGCAGGCTTCGTGGGTATGTCAATGTGATGACTCAGTGGTGCAACAGCTGCAGGAAGACTTCAAGAAGACACTGAAACAACAGAACTCGCTCGAACAGTGGGCCGTCTGGTTAGAGAGTGTTGTGAATCAGGTTCTTCAGCCACATGAGGGCAGTACTAACTTCCCCAAGGCAGCACGACAGTTTTTACTCAAATGGTCCTTTTATAG TTCAATGGTAATCAGGGATTTGACCTTGCGAAGTGCTGCAAGTTTTGGATCTTTTCATCTGATTCGATTGTTATATGACGAATACATGTTTTACCTAGTGGAACACAAGGTAGCCAGAGCTACTGGAGAAACACCAATTGCTGTCATGGGAGAAGTGAGACAG TTCATAGATTTGAGTAGTGCTATTGCAATGAGTACGCTGGAATGTGAAAAGCCTCCAACTCCACCAGCTAAGAATCCTGTAACTATGGCACCTGTGCGAAGTATGGAGCACAAAACTGTTATGCTAGTGACGTCTATCGCTGGGACAGGCAGTTCCAGCACACCAGGAACAATAAGTGTACGACCTACTTCAAATGGAATAGGAGGAAACAATGTCAATATGACCAACTCGAACACTAGCACAGTTGTTGTACTGTCTGCGAATACGACGGCAGGTTCTGGTACAGGCACAAACACGATAACAGGTTCTTCTGGATCAACTCCTACTGCTGTCACTGTGCGAACGGCTTCGTCAGGTGGCCCCAATGCAAAGACCCACACAATTCTTGTTATGCCTGTTCCATCAACTGGAGCTGGAGAAGGGTCAACAATTAAACGCCTTAAAACAGAATAG